The following proteins are co-located in the Candidatus Phytoplasma asteris genome:
- a CDS encoding DEAD/DEAH box helicase, which yields MNTLFEELPILEQTKKALKELNFIDATPIQALVIPEIIKGHDVIGQAQTGTGKTFAFGIPIIEKIEPKIQKTQSLILCPTRELTLQVYEELKKLLRFYQEIRIAVVYGGESYTKQFRALEAKPHLIIATPGRAIDHLERGKIDLSALKILTLDEADEMLKMGFQEALETILKKIPEERQTVLFSATLPPFIKKIASKYQKDTKILQVPVKNIAVNAIEQNYFLVKEVDKAKLLVRLLDLKKDYSAILFANTKKDVDEITAYLQDKGFLADAVHGDLKQNQRQYVMNNFRKGKIKILIATDVAARGLDISDIKMVINYDLPHEDEVYVHRIGRTGRAGKKGLAYSLISPRKVSQLKKLEYYLKEKITLLDIPSVQSIKLQNAKDLEKKLLNIIEKNNEDATPNQLAQKLLETFSSEQIIQGLLKKFLPKERNYTDILPPKMTTNNSFTRSRFGGESRFGSYGSNNSYGNKSYQRANSNFIEVVINLGKKDNINPPILLKLLKDHFQIYGKNIGNIKHLTHETIFEVASRFWNQMKSKTNIRFQNKTLILNKKD from the coding sequence ATGAATACTTTATTCGAAGAATTACCTATTTTAGAGCAAACTAAAAAAGCTTTAAAAGAACTCAATTTTATTGATGCTACTCCAATTCAGGCCTTAGTAATTCCAGAAATTATAAAAGGACACGACGTAATTGGACAAGCTCAAACAGGAACAGGAAAAACTTTTGCTTTTGGTATTCCCATTATCGAAAAAATTGAACCAAAAATCCAAAAAACTCAAAGTTTAATTTTATGCCCCACTAGAGAATTAACTCTCCAAGTATACGAAGAATTAAAAAAATTACTAAGATTTTATCAAGAAATAAGAATCGCTGTTGTTTATGGTGGTGAATCTTACACCAAACAATTTAGAGCCCTAGAAGCTAAACCTCATTTAATTATTGCTACTCCTGGACGTGCAATTGACCATCTAGAAAGAGGTAAAATCGACCTCTCAGCACTAAAAATTCTAACTCTTGACGAAGCAGATGAAATGTTAAAAATGGGATTCCAAGAAGCCTTAGAAACAATCTTAAAAAAGATTCCAGAAGAAAGACAAACTGTTTTATTCTCAGCAACTCTACCTCCATTTATTAAAAAAATAGCAAGCAAATACCAAAAAGACACTAAAATCCTACAAGTTCCTGTTAAAAACATTGCAGTTAATGCAATCGAACAAAATTACTTTTTAGTAAAAGAAGTTGACAAAGCTAAATTATTAGTACGTTTACTAGACTTAAAAAAAGATTATTCAGCTATCTTATTTGCAAACACTAAAAAAGATGTTGACGAAATTACAGCCTACCTTCAAGACAAAGGCTTTTTAGCTGATGCAGTTCACGGCGATTTAAAACAAAATCAAAGACAATATGTAATGAATAATTTCCGTAAAGGCAAAATCAAAATCTTAATTGCAACTGATGTAGCTGCAAGAGGACTTGACATTTCTGACATCAAAATGGTAATTAACTATGACTTACCACACGAAGACGAAGTTTATGTTCACCGTATCGGAAGAACTGGAAGAGCTGGCAAAAAAGGTTTAGCTTACAGTTTAATTAGCCCAAGAAAAGTAAGCCAACTTAAAAAATTAGAATACTACTTAAAAGAAAAAATTACTTTACTAGATATTCCTTCTGTTCAAAGCATCAAATTACAAAATGCCAAAGATTTAGAAAAAAAGCTATTAAACATCATTGAAAAAAACAACGAAGACGCTACTCCAAATCAATTAGCACAAAAGTTATTAGAAACTTTTTCTTCTGAACAAATTATCCAAGGATTATTGAAAAAATTTTTACCAAAAGAAAGAAATTACACTGACATCCTTCCTCCAAAAATGACTACTAACAATTCTTTTACCAGATCACGTTTTGGTGGCGAATCTAGATTTGGTTCTTATGGTTCTAACAACTCTTACGGCAATAAATCTTACCAAAGAGCAAATAGCAACTTTATAGAAGTAGTTATTAATTTAGGCAAAAAAGACAATATTAATCCTCCAATATTATTAAAATTATTAAAAGACCATTTCCAAATTTATGGCAAAAATATTGGTAATATCAAACACTTAACTCACGAAACTATTTTTGAAGTAGCAAGTCGTTTTTGGAATCAAATGAAAAGCAAAACTAATATTCGTTTCCAAAACAAAACTTTAATTCTTAACAAAAAAGATTAA
- the pgsA gene encoding CDP-diacylglycerol--glycerol-3-phosphate 3-phosphatidyltransferase: MFPLLANLITVFRIVLVFVLLPLMCVSESEPEFANVLTFQIIFIVAAITDYLDGYIAKKYQQQTVFGKFFDPIADKLLVIITLFYICQCRLSATQGTFLFADTQMPKKFFTAVIMIIVIREFLVTGIRLVASNKEGVVISASFWGKAKTVFTFVAIICLFFGLYTSSTFACDANLKKWFGYLSNIGDICLLVSVVLTIVSGFDYFFKNYKIIRKNFAPE; encoded by the coding sequence ATGTTTCCTTTGTTGGCTAATTTAATTACTGTTTTTAGGATTGTTTTAGTGTTTGTTCTTTTGCCTTTGATGTGTGTAAGTGAAAGTGAGCCTGAATTTGCTAATGTTTTGACTTTTCAAATTATCTTTATAGTGGCTGCTATTACTGATTATTTGGATGGTTATATAGCTAAAAAATATCAACAACAAACTGTTTTTGGTAAGTTTTTTGATCCTATTGCCGATAAATTATTAGTTATTATCACACTTTTTTATATTTGTCAATGTCGTTTGTCTGCTACGCAAGGAACTTTTTTATTTGCAGATACTCAAATGCCTAAAAAATTTTTTACTGCTGTTATTATGATTATAGTGATTAGAGAATTTTTAGTAACAGGAATAAGATTGGTAGCTTCTAATAAAGAAGGAGTTGTTATTAGTGCATCTTTTTGGGGCAAAGCCAAAACCGTTTTTACATTCGTTGCCATCATTTGCCTTTTTTTTGGGTTGTATACTTCTTCTACTTTTGCTTGTGATGCAAATTTAAAAAAATGGTTTGGATATCTAAGTAATATAGGTGATATTTGCCTGCTTGTTTCAGTTGTTTTAACTATTGTTTCTGGTTTTGATTATTTTTTTAAAAATTATAAAATTATTCGTAAAAATTTTGCTCCTGAGTAA
- a CDS encoding 2-hydroxycarboxylate transporter family protein, which produces MSIEQEQSSPDNKENNNNNKDNKDSKKVNSIFAPQKTILGFSVPLFCLMSLVVFVQVFVLGFVSFQTTKKFNPAFHPLITPLLIAMLLAAVLQKIGAKTPLLKDIGGGSILCILVPSILFTYPFFKDDSIFLQMQKFMQSIMKHLNAESIKVKETQYTYKAIGFASFFVSALIIGSFLSMDKKLLKSSFKKFIPLILVSLLTGALVVGTLGALLNPIGGLENASQTSKGGFLDAVFYIFAPLASGGMSSGVTPLKNAYAGQNLDWQEPFMSHMTPALLVGGIFSIFASGLIKKFLKTTKYSGYGKLEIKETPKNPDKNTSKSVPEKLSYPQITTGLIAIFTLYLLSVLIKESLILLLPNIKKYLPEYIVFLVFVVVLMKLFNVVSDYYNSCINQASKFVTTNFTSAFLVILGSSIPMEDMLKQLNVKFVFTCIMCVLSVALVAGYLGKKLGYYPVESSITAGLCTNSIGGAGNVAILSASDLMGLMPFAQIATRIGGALVVVVASIAYPLLY; this is translated from the coding sequence ATGAGTATAGAACAGGAACAAAGTTCCCCGGATAATAAAGAAAACAATAATAATAATAAAGATAATAAAGACTCTAAAAAAGTTAATAGTATTTTTGCTCCTCAAAAAACTATTTTAGGGTTTAGTGTACCTCTTTTTTGTTTGATGAGTTTAGTAGTTTTTGTGCAAGTTTTTGTTTTGGGATTTGTAAGTTTTCAAACTACTAAGAAATTTAATCCTGCATTTCATCCATTAATTACCCCTTTATTAATAGCTATGCTTTTAGCTGCTGTTTTACAAAAAATAGGTGCTAAAACTCCCCTCTTAAAAGATATTGGAGGTGGTTCTATTTTATGTATTTTAGTACCTTCTATTTTGTTTACTTATCCTTTTTTTAAAGATGATTCTATCTTTTTGCAAATGCAAAAGTTTATGCAAAGTATTATGAAACATTTAAATGCTGAGTCTATAAAAGTAAAAGAAACTCAATATACTTATAAAGCTATTGGTTTTGCTAGTTTTTTCGTTTCTGCTTTAATTATTGGTAGTTTTTTAAGTATGGATAAAAAGTTATTAAAAAGTTCTTTTAAAAAATTTATTCCTTTAATATTAGTATCTTTGCTTACTGGTGCTTTAGTTGTAGGAACTTTGGGGGCTTTATTAAATCCTATTGGAGGGTTAGAAAATGCCTCTCAAACTTCTAAAGGGGGCTTTTTAGATGCTGTCTTTTATATTTTTGCTCCTTTAGCAAGTGGTGGTATGTCATCTGGAGTTACTCCTTTAAAAAATGCTTATGCTGGGCAGAATCTAGATTGGCAAGAACCTTTTATGTCTCATATGACTCCTGCTTTATTAGTAGGAGGAATCTTTAGTATTTTTGCTTCTGGGCTTATTAAGAAATTTTTGAAAACTACTAAATATAGTGGTTATGGTAAATTGGAAATTAAAGAAACTCCAAAAAATCCAGATAAAAATACTTCTAAATCAGTTCCTGAAAAATTAAGTTATCCTCAAATAACTACAGGTTTAATTGCTATTTTTACTTTATATTTATTGAGTGTTTTAATAAAAGAATCCTTAATTTTATTATTACCAAATATTAAAAAATACCTACCAGAATATATTGTTTTTTTAGTGTTTGTAGTTGTTTTGATGAAATTATTTAATGTAGTATCTGATTATTATAATAGTTGTATTAATCAAGCTTCTAAATTTGTTACTACTAATTTTACATCTGCTTTTTTAGTAATTTTAGGTTCTAGTATTCCAATGGAAGATATGTTAAAACAATTAAATGTTAAATTTGTCTTTACATGTATAATGTGTGTATTATCAGTTGCTTTAGTAGCAGGGTATTTAGGCAAAAAGTTAGGTTATTATCCAGTAGAATCATCAATTACTGCAGGGCTTTGTACCAATAGTATTGGAGGTGCTGGTAATGTTGCTATTTTATCAGCTTCTGATTTGATGGGATTAATGCCTTTTGCTCAAATAGCTACTCGTATTGGTGGAGCTTTAGTAGTAGTAGTAGCTAGTATTGCTTATCCTTTGTTATATTAA
- a CDS encoding NAD(P)-dependent malic enzyme: protein MNIKEKALEIHEKNKGKVGIVSKVKVQNLDDLALAYTPGVAEPCLKIKENPSDVYRYTMKGNMVGVVTNGTAVLGLGNIGPKASLPVMEGKAILFKELAGIDSFPICIDSTDSQEIVNIVSKISTVFGAINLEDIKSPQCIEVEDALEAKLDIPVFHDDQHGTAIVVAAGILNSLKVVKKSIEDVQVVINGAGSAGMAIAKMLLLLKVNNIVLVDKTGALYKGVANLNEPQKKLVEVTNKYQEKGTLKEVLKGKDIFVGVSAPGIVTAEMVSTMAKDAIVFALANPVPEIMPDEAKKGGARIVATGRSDFPNQVNNCLAFPGVFRGALDAKATKITEEMKKAAIYALKNIIKEQDLNENNILPTSFNKEVVKQIALAVCKVAKETGVVRK, encoded by the coding sequence ATGAACATCAAAGAAAAAGCATTAGAAATACATGAAAAAAATAAAGGTAAAGTAGGTATTGTAAGTAAAGTAAAAGTACAAAACTTAGATGATTTAGCATTAGCTTATACTCCAGGAGTAGCAGAGCCTTGTTTAAAAATTAAGGAAAATCCTAGTGATGTTTATCGTTATACTATGAAAGGTAATATGGTAGGTGTTGTTACAAATGGGACTGCAGTTTTAGGATTGGGTAATATTGGTCCGAAAGCTTCTTTGCCAGTGATGGAAGGAAAAGCTATTTTGTTTAAGGAATTAGCAGGTATTGATTCTTTTCCTATTTGTATTGATTCTACTGATTCTCAAGAAATAGTAAATATTGTTTCTAAAATTTCAACTGTTTTTGGAGCAATTAATTTAGAAGATATTAAGTCGCCTCAATGTATTGAAGTTGAAGATGCTCTTGAAGCTAAACTTGATATTCCTGTTTTTCATGATGATCAACATGGTACTGCTATTGTAGTTGCTGCAGGAATTCTAAATTCTTTAAAAGTAGTTAAAAAATCTATTGAAGATGTTCAAGTAGTTATTAATGGAGCAGGTTCTGCAGGGATGGCAATTGCTAAAATGTTGTTGTTATTAAAAGTTAACAATATTGTTTTAGTTGATAAAACAGGAGCTTTATATAAAGGAGTAGCCAATCTTAATGAGCCGCAAAAAAAATTAGTTGAAGTAACTAATAAATATCAAGAAAAAGGAACTTTGAAAGAAGTACTTAAAGGAAAAGATATTTTTGTTGGTGTATCTGCTCCTGGTATTGTTACAGCTGAAATGGTATCTACTATGGCAAAAGATGCAATTGTTTTTGCTCTAGCTAATCCAGTACCAGAAATTATGCCAGATGAAGCTAAAAAAGGTGGGGCTAGAATTGTTGCTACTGGGAGATCTGATTTTCCTAATCAAGTAAATAATTGTCTTGCTTTTCCAGGTGTTTTCCGTGGGGCATTAGATGCTAAAGCAACTAAAATTACCGAAGAGATGAAAAAAGCTGCTATTTATGCTCTAAAAAACATCATTAAAGAACAAGATTTAAATGAAAATAATATTTTACCAACTTCCTTTAATAAAGAAGTAGTTAAACAAATTGCTTTGGCAGTTTGTAAAGTAGCTAAAGAAACTGGAGTAGTAAGAAAATGA
- a CDS encoding single-stranded DNA-binding protein, with translation MLNKVQLIGRLSHDLEKQYINSNNEQIPKIDFQLAVNLKEITKFIPCVVFRKQADNMKKYLHKGSKIYLEGILSIQKYTNNEGKTKINTKVILQNVIFLDNKPQENLPF, from the coding sequence ATGTTAAATAAAGTTCAATTAATCGGCCGTCTCAGCCATGATTTAGAAAAACAATATATCAATTCAAACAACGAACAAATCCCTAAAATCGATTTTCAATTAGCAGTTAACCTTAAAGAGATAACCAAATTCATCCCTTGTGTTGTTTTTCGAAAACAAGCTGACAACATGAAAAAATATTTACATAAAGGTTCAAAAATTTATCTTGAAGGGATTTTATCCATCCAAAAATACACGAATAATGAAGGTAAAACCAAAATCAATACTAAAGTTATTCTTCAAAACGTGATCTTTTTAGATAATAAACCTCAAGAAAATTTACCTTTTTAA
- a CDS encoding HU family DNA-binding protein, whose protein sequence is MNKKELIKKIALANKTSVTKTEEFFNSFENTLIEAITTNEEVVLSPQIGKFKLKSRKAYIGRNPKTKKKLKIPAKTVVTFKLSKAIKDKVKDLILK, encoded by the coding sequence ATGAATAAAAAAGAATTAATTAAAAAAATCGCTTTAGCCAACAAAACTTCCGTAACTAAAACCGAAGAGTTTTTTAACTCATTTGAGAATACTTTAATTGAAGCAATCACTACTAATGAAGAAGTAGTTTTATCACCTCAAATTGGTAAATTCAAACTAAAATCAAGAAAAGCCTACATCGGTAGAAACCCTAAAACAAAGAAAAAACTAAAAATTCCTGCCAAAACGGTAGTAACTTTCAAATTATCTAAAGCCATTAAAGATAAAGTGAAAGATTTAATTTTAAAATAA
- a CDS encoding ATP-binding protein, protein MTLNKKIYLSLIGLLSLGFLVLLIFGITRSRSTTKTPSLTQKPPSTQQQEIDNQIKLEQAKIQELQQQDQTLKTQIDENVKTLTDIITKIKTLQTELTNNTQLPPNMKTQKQQQLTELKTQQQTQQTIVNNLIEQRKALNQNQKEKQEELEKLAQEKAQLQTQENLQQQIFQLNQALNYVEANQKRIEELKTQKEYQKNQTELKNFKDFQLFLTDQKLSFEKQKKNLTTQLNHLKENKPLPYTKKQVKFKDVYGMESEKEELEDLLTYFRTNQSLINFDQVRPKGYLLYGPPGTGKTFLIKALCGEANVHFINLIPSKFRQKYIGEGEKEVEKVWQEAENHDKTIIFIDEIEGLENRNDSNISSGGVNVINTLLDKLDGFNSSNKKIVLMGSTNNLHKIDTALRSRFSKEIYIGHLKDSEIEGYLKNIIVPYQISYHTFLALKDITQLCQGKNLSNRDLTTIIEEAYKKTAKWAQQNPQTHEVMLPSDLEEVLNLKLKTKPDHQQVKQRRVACENQYAQWREGILQYLYKPKDETKIECHYTFDGLNGINYYNRRYTQIQSELTNINQQLTKIRQENKIPQLEQELVTLNQTPDKYEQTIKDKNQEIIDIKNDLKTLPTQEESLRKELKLVENRRELQKEPSNLANYIREGYPFDRSNNRGFNYEKTSVNGFEFSSFDIKNESQLFVYVDLEKQFNEDSGGNCLILKYKGPKDLIEKDKDYYLGRAHISNSNFKLTNFHLHFNPVRKTLSLYEGKHNNDKAKEAENNKRTNDDW, encoded by the coding sequence ATGACATTAAATAAAAAAATTTATCTGAGTTTGATCGGATTATTAAGTTTAGGTTTTTTGGTTTTATTAATCTTTGGTATCACTCGTTCTCGCTCAACAACTAAAACTCCATCGTTAACTCAAAAACCTCCATCAACACAACAACAAGAGATCGACAACCAAATCAAATTAGAACAAGCCAAAATCCAAGAACTCCAACAACAAGATCAAACCTTAAAAACCCAAATTGATGAAAATGTTAAAACTTTAACCGACATTATTACTAAAATTAAAACTCTCCAAACTGAATTAACTAATAATACTCAATTACCTCCAAACATGAAAACCCAAAAACAACAACAATTAACAGAACTGAAAACTCAACAACAAACCCAACAAACTATAGTCAATAATTTAATAGAACAAAGAAAAGCTTTAAACCAAAATCAAAAAGAAAAACAAGAAGAATTAGAAAAATTAGCGCAAGAAAAAGCGCAACTGCAAACCCAAGAAAACCTCCAACAACAAATTTTTCAATTAAACCAAGCTCTTAATTATGTCGAAGCTAATCAAAAAAGAATTGAAGAATTAAAAACTCAAAAAGAATATCAAAAAAATCAAACTGAGTTAAAAAATTTCAAGGATTTTCAACTGTTCTTAACTGATCAAAAATTATCTTTTGAAAAACAAAAGAAAAATTTAACTACCCAATTAAATCATTTAAAAGAAAATAAACCGCTTCCTTATACTAAAAAACAAGTGAAATTCAAAGACGTTTACGGCATGGAAAGTGAAAAAGAAGAATTAGAAGACTTATTAACTTATTTTCGCACGAACCAATCTTTAATTAACTTCGATCAAGTCCGCCCCAAAGGTTATTTACTTTATGGACCCCCAGGAACAGGAAAAACCTTTTTAATCAAAGCTCTTTGTGGGGAAGCTAATGTTCACTTTATTAATTTAATTCCTTCAAAATTCCGACAAAAATACATCGGAGAAGGGGAAAAAGAAGTGGAGAAAGTTTGGCAAGAAGCCGAAAATCATGATAAAACCATTATCTTTATTGATGAAATTGAAGGTTTAGAAAATCGTAATGATTCCAACATTTCTTCAGGAGGAGTCAATGTGATTAATACTTTATTAGATAAATTAGATGGGTTTAATAGTAGTAATAAAAAAATTGTCTTAATGGGATCTACTAATAACCTTCATAAAATTGATACCGCTTTACGCAGTCGTTTTAGTAAAGAAATCTATATCGGTCATTTAAAAGATTCCGAAATTGAAGGTTATTTAAAAAATATTATTGTTCCTTATCAAATTAGTTATCATACTTTTTTAGCTTTAAAAGATATTACCCAATTATGTCAAGGTAAAAATCTTTCTAACCGCGATTTAACCACAATCATCGAAGAAGCTTACAAAAAAACCGCTAAATGGGCTCAACAAAACCCTCAAACTCACGAAGTCATGTTACCTTCGGATCTCGAAGAAGTCTTAAATTTGAAATTAAAAACAAAACCTGATCATCAACAAGTAAAACAACGTCGAGTAGCTTGTGAAAACCAATACGCTCAATGGCGTGAAGGAATCCTTCAATATTTATATAAACCCAAAGATGAAACTAAAATTGAATGTCACTATACCTTTGATGGTTTAAACGGCATTAACTATTACAATCGTCGCTATACTCAAATCCAATCGGAATTAACTAACATTAATCAGCAATTAACTAAAATCCGCCAAGAAAATAAAATTCCACAATTAGAACAAGAATTAGTAACCTTAAATCAAACGCCTGACAAATACGAACAAACCATTAAAGATAAAAACCAAGAAATCATCGACATTAAAAACGATCTTAAAACTCTTCCAACTCAAGAAGAAAGTTTAAGAAAAGAATTAAAGCTGGTCGAAAATCGTCGTGAACTTCAAAAAGAACCATCTAACCTCGCCAACTACATCAGAGAAGGTTATCCTTTCGACCGTTCGAATAACAGAGGATTTAATTATGAGAAAACCTCCGTGAACGGATTTGAATTTTCTAGTTTCGACATAAAAAATGAAAGTCAATTATTTGTATATGTAGACTTAGAAAAACAATTCAACGAAGACTCAGGCGGTAACTGTTTAATCCTTAAATACAAAGGCCCAAAAGACTTGATAGAAAAAGACAAAGACTACTACCTTGGAAGAGCACACATTTCCAACTCCAATTTCAAATTAACCAATTTCCATCTCCACTTCAACCCTGTCCGTAAAACTTTATCTCTTTATGAAGGTAAACACAATAACGATAAAGCCAAAGAAGCCGAAAATAATAAAAGAACCAACGATGACTGGTGA